In Acidobacteriota bacterium, the genomic window AGCCCCCGGCGAAGGCCAGCCCGTCCTCGTACCCCACCCGGTTCACGTAGACCCAGTGCGTCGTGAGGAACTGGCTCAGGGTCTGGCCCACCCGCTCCCAGGTGCGCACCGAGGCGGCCTCGCTCCCGCTCACGGCCAGGCCCCTCCCGGGGCTCCCCGCCGTCACCAGGAGGGTGTGGGCCCCTTGGAGGGCCAGGAGGTAGGGCGCCGAAAGGTGCCAGGCGTCCTCGCAGATCAGGAGGCCCATGCGCCCGAAGCGGGTCTCGAAGGCTTCGAAGGAGGCCCCGGGGGCGAAATACCGGCCCTCGTCGAACATGCCGTAGGTCGGGAGGTAGACCTTGCGATGGGCGTGCAGGATCCGCCCCCCCGAGAGATAGAGGGCGGTGTTGTGGAAGAGGAACTGGGGGCTCTGCTCCACGAGCCCGACCACCACGTCCCGCTCCCGGCTGGCCTCCACCAGGGGCTTCAGGAACCCCCCTTCGGTCACGGGAAGGGCCACCTCCGCCACGAGGTCCTGGAGGAGGTACCCCGTAAGGGACAGTTCGGGAAAG contains:
- a CDS encoding nitrilase-related carbon-nitrogen hydrolase, whose protein sequence is MEPSVRCALVQMAPALGLLRSNLERHLEWLQTPEARQADLVVFPELSLTGYLLQDLVAEVALPVTEGGFLKPLVEASRERDVVVGLVEQSPQFLFHNTALYLSGGRILHAHRKVYLPTYGMFDEGRYFAPGASFEAFETRFGRMGLLICEDAWHLSAPYLLALQGAHTLLVTAGSPGRGLAVSGSEAASVRTWERVGQTLSQFLTTHWVYVNRVGYEDGLAFAGGSYVSDPFGDLLLDGDENREAVYRADLDLGRVRRARTLTPLLRDEKPELVLRHLERLVSRAGAPDRSGP